One Methanolobus sp. WCC4 DNA segment encodes these proteins:
- a CDS encoding RHS repeat-associated core domain-containing protein has product MVEIERYIQLEEDNQYYSYSIDENGSLINKKRITIVEALRYYAESHLSVNGLPIFQIDDTGTIVSTHNADDEDFYYLAVSPAATLIRNSSFSLEEQNAQLRAALTHPDILRILLRFNSRETLLSIWPDLDEILAGRNPFDPSADSRSIGGLERPSSAPIQLSGGTSTSDRRGSQPPGDSSSGGDPVLLALGDLILSEIDLEIPGVGLDIQFSRTYRHRIDYDGPMGKQWDHSYNLWLREALEDNIKGGKDFVVYVSSGSLRMDRFVLKNEGFNVPDDFTGVADAIFGSPAGIHECLIKKSGKYILLSPEGRRIFYNENLKAERISDLNGNEILFEYEDYLLIKIIDTSGREICLKYDDDRRLVRLIDKASDRWIQYEYDSAGRLVEVNHSTGREEQFQRCHGYRYLGNLAPMGMENNIVEVIDPRGISILRVQYGTQPKRLSYNRVVAQKEGKGIWIYDYESILPISSDPQLEPHNYGRVRVYVQSPDGNIHEYEYNDLGRVVSYSTREFVEGSFRTIEYCYRYNLDGRVIREERPEGGVIEYRYGREEYEIIIGDPETAPPVDKARFGELRKVIEYAIPGSNSPPKRITTFTYHPTFGYIEKEIGPYYAGIDELPINGPPSVTRKFIYDEKGNLIRVEYPNATLPDGSIQSERQIILEIDNRGRLVRRRIPMFSESDLVTRYDYFDTLGLEAYINKEICDEEGFALEREMEWDFGGRLVRLREADGLEVKKTFDHFGLVLREELSPHVSGGLPGITEFDYTKHDRVAKVKSVRMNSNGRLDYSGTLIQIIEYDDSGDPVKVLDQSGDGSITRKTIMEYSPDRLLISAMNPRGMVTKFTYNSRGQISDQILASGTADEAKYIYSYNREGQLLSVRDPLGNVECCEYDGYGRISRRISPSGTIEKLEWDALDKLTKRIIYGKHPDAGENTRLAEEEFERDEGGRLRKSILFVFDPAGEDSEEKAETVFFYDHADRLRKIEFPEGEFICYDYDGLGRIIKIEDAESNRIEREYDTINRTTIERVFATASQPDGTSVDEMFQTKTIFDILGNPILLEDTLGNQRILKWDSTGRRVLAKDELGFEIKETRDAFGDLQEMIVAKGTTEELRLQVVRDSAGEVQQINGPKGRVMEVEHDILGRPIIYKYGPSGSSEVIVQHRYDAMDNLVWHQDGNGVISQFKYTGDGHIERQEIDRSALQIPAGAAWYHVNGPSLIKFSYDGLGRPTHVADGRSFIRQRYDSRGLLISENTDGLTVSCEYDSASRLSNLKYPNGRTLKYEYDLAGCLTEIHQTAIGRNDPGSTDMTNSILQACPLGFRGYTARKFGEALNARTLRDPAGRLIHLNYYREDKNEPILEISRIFDSRGLPKVIQTDQDSTVWTESIQADAQGRVIDVMQSTNISLIDILSFSNVGTNVLSQSDFDNLSSNISLSIDSDPEKEEILFELFNDGPRERTIHRKSGSILETINYSVDESGRYTSIEGVNRIHDGHGNLIKNGNFSFVYDQENRLTTIFKGADILLKITYDPFGRMLTVSEGGVDKRYVYQNHSIIEVRSADGNPLVQYVHGISEADLVQIAQCGANFIPLTNLSGSLVGITDSSGNLISTTNYDVFGQQIAATEPALQNQYGFHGIWRADSQNLYLTPYRVYDSTTGRFLQPEPLGIIDGIDRYGFAKGNPYAWTDRLGLSATNNVPTGSNVQGGNSSDVGGIGEHHELSWWGRGVLAMGGAVWAVTNIFVEGVKQAEDLSGVIIEAIGIATGWWDYHHEVVSGIGKMAEGGMDISDVFSQMGKGIIETPGRMWDAAEKGDWLEFGSEGINIYTLGRSGFGFARASTSFAYNRGVNALHRLGPRGLQRRARIRNNQLGRMAPRVRRIAGAKNDLKFRYGGDPPELNLYGRYNIVENIATIYETSFVPKFRARLPTLTQFNPTYGIPNRNFLFTSHGMSRLLHGRSIYTTPVHEAWHSVQYAGAPKWIMQNAGLKPSIINPAEYTFPGNPFPGNPFQGAHNFAFSHAPPSPFSVAFGTSSALLTNFTKGGESKEK; this is encoded by the coding sequence ATGGTAGAGATAGAACGTTATATCCAATTAGAAGAAGATAATCAATATTATTCCTATTCCATTGATGAAAATGGTTCTCTTATTAATAAAAAAAGGATAACTATTGTGGAGGCACTACGCTATTATGCTGAAAGTCATCTTTCAGTAAATGGTTTACCAATTTTCCAAATAGATGATACTGGTACGATTGTCAGTACACACAACGCTGACGATGAGGATTTCTATTATCTTGCAGTTTCTCCTGCCGCGACCCTAATAAGAAACTCTTCTTTTTCATTGGAAGAACAAAATGCTCAACTAAGGGCAGCACTCACCCATCCCGACATTTTAAGGATTCTTCTGCGTTTTAATTCGAGAGAAACTCTTCTTTCTATATGGCCTGATTTAGATGAAATATTGGCAGGGCGAAACCCATTTGATCCCTCCGCAGATTCACGTTCTATTGGAGGACTGGAACGTCCAAGTTCTGCTCCCATACAACTTTCTGGTGGGACCAGTACATCAGATCGCAGGGGTTCTCAACCTCCTGGAGACTCATCAAGTGGGGGTGACCCTGTACTGCTTGCTTTAGGTGACCTTATATTAAGTGAAATTGACTTGGAGATACCTGGAGTTGGTTTAGATATACAGTTTAGTAGAACCTATCGACACAGGATTGACTATGATGGTCCAATGGGGAAACAATGGGACCATTCCTATAATCTGTGGCTTAGGGAAGCTTTAGAGGATAATATCAAAGGTGGTAAGGATTTTGTAGTGTATGTTAGCAGTGGATCGCTGCGAATGGATAGATTTGTTTTGAAAAATGAAGGTTTTAATGTTCCAGATGACTTTACCGGGGTTGCTGATGCAATATTTGGAAGCCCAGCAGGAATTCATGAGTGTTTGATAAAAAAGTCTGGAAAATATATTCTTCTAAGTCCTGAAGGACGCCGAATCTTTTATAATGAAAATCTTAAGGCTGAACGCATCTCTGATCTCAACGGGAATGAAATCCTCTTTGAGTATGAGGATTATCTATTGATTAAAATAATTGATACTTCAGGGCGGGAGATTTGTCTGAAATATGATGATGATAGACGTCTTGTGAGATTGATTGACAAGGCATCTGATCGTTGGATTCAGTATGAGTATGATTCGGCTGGAAGGCTTGTTGAGGTTAATCATAGCACTGGTCGTGAGGAGCAATTTCAGCGGTGTCACGGTTATAGATATTTGGGAAATCTTGCACCCATGGGTATGGAAAATAATATCGTGGAAGTGATAGACCCGCGTGGTATTTCAATCTTGAGAGTTCAATATGGCACCCAGCCTAAGAGGCTTTCTTATAATAGAGTAGTTGCACAAAAAGAAGGAAAAGGAATATGGATTTATGACTACGAATCTATTTTGCCTATATCCTCTGATCCTCAACTTGAACCTCATAATTATGGAAGAGTTAGGGTTTATGTTCAATCTCCTGATGGAAACATCCACGAATACGAGTATAATGATTTGGGCAGAGTCGTTTCCTATTCCACAAGAGAATTTGTAGAGGGATCTTTTCGTACTATTGAATATTGTTATCGTTACAATCTCGACGGCCGTGTAATTAGGGAGGAGCGCCCTGAGGGTGGAGTAATTGAATATCGTTATGGTCGAGAGGAATATGAAATCATAATAGGAGATCCTGAAACCGCTCCTCCAGTTGACAAGGCCAGATTTGGGGAACTACGAAAAGTAATAGAATATGCTATTCCTGGTTCCAATTCCCCTCCAAAGAGGATTACTACCTTCACCTATCATCCAACTTTCGGATATATTGAAAAAGAAATCGGTCCATATTATGCGGGAATTGATGAGCTGCCTATAAATGGTCCTCCTAGCGTCACTCGCAAATTTATCTATGACGAGAAAGGAAACCTCATTCGGGTTGAATATCCTAATGCAACACTCCCTGATGGAAGTATTCAGTCTGAGAGGCAGATAATTCTTGAAATTGATAATAGGGGAAGATTAGTACGGCGAAGAATTCCTATGTTCTCAGAAAGCGATTTGGTTACACGCTACGATTATTTTGATACTCTTGGGCTGGAGGCATATATCAATAAGGAAATCTGTGATGAAGAGGGCTTTGCGCTCGAAAGGGAAATGGAATGGGATTTTGGAGGCCGATTGGTAAGACTTCGTGAAGCAGACGGTCTTGAAGTAAAAAAAACCTTCGACCATTTTGGTTTAGTGTTAAGGGAAGAGCTTTCACCTCATGTGTCAGGTGGTCTTCCGGGGATAACAGAATTTGACTACACAAAACACGATCGAGTTGCTAAAGTAAAAAGTGTACGAATGAATAGTAATGGCCGTTTAGATTATTCTGGTACTCTAATTCAGATAATTGAATACGACGATTCAGGCGACCCTGTTAAAGTATTGGATCAATCAGGAGATGGGTCTATTACTCGTAAAACAATTATGGAGTATAGTCCAGATAGGCTACTTATCAGTGCTATGAACCCACGTGGAATGGTCACTAAATTCACATATAATTCCAGAGGGCAAATTAGTGATCAAATTTTAGCATCCGGAACTGCTGATGAGGCAAAGTATATTTATTCATACAACAGGGAAGGCCAACTTCTATCTGTGAGGGATCCTCTTGGGAACGTTGAATGTTGTGAATATGATGGATATGGGCGCATCTCTCGTAGAATTTCTCCCTCTGGAACCATTGAAAAACTAGAATGGGATGCGTTGGATAAGTTAACCAAGCGTATTATATATGGAAAGCATCCAGATGCCGGTGAGAATACGCGATTGGCTGAAGAGGAGTTTGAGCGTGATGAAGGTGGACGCTTACGAAAAAGTATTTTATTTGTTTTTGATCCTGCTGGAGAGGACTCAGAAGAAAAAGCTGAGACGGTCTTTTTCTATGATCATGCGGACCGTCTAAGAAAAATCGAATTTCCGGAAGGTGAATTTATTTGTTATGATTATGATGGGCTTGGGCGTATCATTAAAATTGAAGATGCTGAAAGCAATCGTATTGAAAGGGAATATGACACAATCAATCGAACAACTATTGAAAGGGTTTTTGCCACGGCCAGCCAGCCGGATGGAACTTCTGTGGATGAAATGTTTCAGACCAAAACCATTTTTGATATACTTGGGAATCCTATTTTGTTGGAAGATACCCTTGGAAACCAGCGCATTTTGAAGTGGGATAGTACAGGACGCAGGGTCCTTGCGAAAGATGAACTTGGATTTGAAATCAAAGAAACACGTGATGCCTTTGGTGATCTTCAGGAAATGATAGTAGCTAAAGGTACTACTGAAGAACTCCGCCTTCAGGTGGTGCGAGACTCGGCAGGTGAAGTCCAGCAGATAAATGGCCCGAAGGGACGTGTTATGGAGGTTGAACATGATATACTTGGTCGTCCCATCATCTACAAATATGGCCCTTCTGGCAGTAGTGAGGTAATTGTACAACATAGATATGATGCTATGGATAATCTGGTCTGGCATCAAGATGGAAACGGAGTGATATCCCAGTTTAAGTATACTGGCGATGGTCACATTGAGCGACAGGAAATTGATCGCAGTGCATTGCAAATTCCTGCTGGTGCAGCGTGGTACCATGTGAACGGCCCCTCACTCATTAAATTCTCTTATGATGGATTAGGTCGTCCTACCCACGTGGCTGATGGCAGAAGTTTTATTAGGCAACGTTATGACTCTAGAGGCCTTCTCATTTCTGAAAATACTGATGGTCTTACGGTCTCTTGTGAGTACGATTCAGCATCACGTTTATCGAATCTTAAATACCCAAATGGAAGGACATTAAAATATGAATACGATTTAGCTGGCTGTCTAACAGAAATCCATCAAACTGCTATTGGTCGTAATGATCCTGGATCCACAGATATGACTAATTCTATTCTACAAGCATGCCCTCTTGGATTTCGCGGATACACTGCTAGAAAATTTGGTGAAGCATTAAATGCTAGGACTCTTCGAGATCCAGCTGGGCGATTGATACATCTCAATTATTATAGAGAAGATAAGAATGAACCCATTTTAGAAATTTCCAGAATTTTTGATTCGCGTGGATTGCCTAAAGTAATTCAAACTGATCAAGATAGTACAGTATGGACTGAATCTATACAAGCAGATGCACAAGGTCGGGTGATAGATGTAATGCAATCAACAAATATTTCCCTCATTGATATTTTGTCTTTCAGTAATGTTGGAACAAACGTGCTATCACAGTCAGATTTTGATAACCTTTCTTCAAATATATCTTTGAGTATTGATTCAGATCCCGAAAAAGAAGAAATTCTCTTTGAACTTTTCAATGATGGTCCTAGAGAACGTACTATCCACCGAAAAAGTGGGAGTATTTTAGAAACCATCAATTACTCTGTTGATGAATCTGGACGTTATACATCCATAGAAGGTGTTAACCGGATTCATGATGGTCACGGGAATCTCATAAAAAATGGAAACTTTAGTTTTGTCTATGATCAAGAGAATCGTCTGACTACAATTTTTAAGGGGGCAGACATTTTACTTAAGATTACCTACGATCCTTTTGGTCGCATGCTCACTGTTTCAGAAGGCGGAGTAGATAAACGGTATGTTTACCAAAATCATTCCATTATTGAAGTCAGAAGTGCAGATGGTAATCCTCTAGTTCAATATGTACATGGAATATCAGAAGCAGACCTCGTTCAAATCGCGCAGTGTGGAGCAAACTTTATACCCTTAACAAATCTATCAGGGTCTCTTGTAGGTATCACAGATAGCTCTGGAAATTTAATCTCCACTACTAATTACGACGTATTTGGACAACAGATTGCAGCTACAGAGCCTGCTTTGCAGAATCAGTATGGTTTTCACGGTATTTGGAGAGCTGATTCACAAAACCTTTACTTGACCCCATATAGGGTTTATGACTCAACTACTGGAAGATTTTTACAGCCTGAGCCTTTGGGCATTATAGATGGAATAGATCGCTATGGGTTTGCCAAAGGCAACCCATATGCATGGACTGACCGTCTCGGACTCTCAGCAACAAATAATGTTCCAACTGGAAGTAATGTTCAAGGTGGAAATAGCTCAGATGTAGGTGGAATAGGCGAACACCATGAATTATCTTGGTGGGGGAGAGGAGTTTTAGCGATGGGAGGTGCCGTATGGGCTGTTACCAATATTTTCGTAGAAGGTGTAAAGCAAGCTGAAGACTTGAGTGGTGTCATTATAGAAGCTATTGGGATTGCGACAGGCTGGTGGGACTATCATCACGAAGTTGTCAGTGGGATTGGTAAGATGGCTGAAGGGGGGATGGACATCAGCGATGTTTTTTCGCAGATGGGTAAGGGCATTATCGAAACTCCTGGTCGCATGTGGGATGCGGCAGAGAAGGGAGACTGGCTTGAATTTGGCTCAGAAGGTATTAACATCTACACACTTGGCCGGAGTGGCTTTGGCTTTGCTCGCGCAAGTACTTCTTTTGCCTACAATCGGGGTGTCAATGCTTTACATCGCTTAGGCCCTCGCGGACTTCAAAGGAGAGCCCGTATTAGAAATAATCAGCTGGGGAGAATGGCTCCCCGTGTACGTCGCATAGCGGGGGCAAAAAATGATTTGAAATTCAGGTATGGTGGGGATCCACCGGAACTTAATTTGTATGGAAGGTATAACATAGTGGAAAATATAGCTACTATATATGAAACTTCATTTGTGCCTAAATTTCGTGCTCGACTTCCAACATTAACACAATTTAATCCAACTTATGGTATTCCAAATCGTAATTTTTTGTTTACAAGTCATGGCATGTCTCGCTTACTTCATGGAAGAAGTATTTACACTACACCCGTGCATGAGGCATGGCATAGTGTTCAATATGCTGGTGCTCCAAAATGGATTATGCAGAATGCTGGACTAAAACCCTCTATCATAAATCCAGCTGAATATACATTTCCAGGAAATCCTTTTCCAGGAAATCCATTTCAAGGGGCTCATAACTTCGCTTTTTCTCATGCACCCCCTTCCCCCTTCTCAGTTGCTTTCGGCACAAGTTCCGCATTGTTGACTAATTTCACAAAAGGGGGTGAATCTAAAGAGAAATGA